A region from the Takifugu rubripes chromosome 22, fTakRub1.2, whole genome shotgun sequence genome encodes:
- the LOC115248006 gene encoding arginine and glutamate-rich protein 1-like yields the protein MEQEEGFNEKLLVIKEEFERRLEEEKKRFNEEEEALRQQLFLQETKYNKVLEEEQHKYNEMIVKKEESLKKQLLTKEETHNKMLADVCQRWERTAQKWVQMREELEQESQRLRQEEQEKTKEDLQRLSEAILQLELQISKKKKRKCFWRWICKRMRFWKR from the exons atggagcaggaggaaggtttcAATGAGAAGCTCCTTGTGATCAAGGAGGAATTTGAGAGaaggctggaggaagagaagaaaagatttaatgaagaggaagaggccttgaggcagcagctctttctccAGGAAACAAAGTACAACAAAGTACTTGAGGAAgagcaacataaatataatgAGATGATCGTTAAAAAAGAGGAGTCACTAAAGAAGCAGCTGTTAACTAAAGAGGAGACCCataacaagatgctggctgatgtttgtcagcggtgggagaggacaGCTCAAAAATGGGTCCAGatgagggaagagctggagcaggagagccAACGGTTGaggcaagaggagcaggagaagacaaaagaggatctccagaggctctctgaagcgattctccaacttgag cttcagatatcaaagaagaagaagagaaaatgctTCTGGAGATGGATCTGCAAAAGGATGAGGTTCTGGAAACGATGA
- the abhd3 gene encoding phospholipase ABHD3 has translation MRCIAQRRVPLTVSFTVVSRRQAHTADFPPSCRNRAVQYRDLAMISLDFDFNIVTRDLSHYLENQVKVGLFGSGVGLSLVLGFSAAYTCYYLISVAKKPQLISGGKKFYHFLRDHCPVVSETYYPTFWCWESRIQTLLRPFVTAKPGVVYRNELIKAADGGQISLDWFDNDDSVSHPDSATRPTVLLLPGLTGTSRESYILHMVQQSRDLGYRCVVFNNRGVSGEVLLTPRTYCAANTEDLETVIEHIQRNYEASLVMAAGVSMGGMMLANYLGRKGRETCLKGVVVFSAGWDVFECTASLEKPLDRFLFNSYLTSCLQASVHRHRPVLEKCYDMDHVMKARTIREFDERFTSIMFGYPSNDHYYHDASPVHRLKSVQVPMLCLNAADDVFSPSHAIPVEAVKQNPNLALLITCHGGHIGFLEGMWPRQSTYMDRVFKQFAKAVIEEGSRLEDLS, from the exons ATGCGGTGTATCGCCCAGCGTCGGGTCCCCTTGACTGTCTCCTTCACAGTGGTCTCTCGCAGGCAGGCGCACACAGCCGACTTTCCACCGAGCTGTCGAAACCGAGCTGTTCAATACAGGGACCTTGCAATGATCTCGCTGGACTTCGACTTCAACATTGTGACACGTGATCTGTCACATTATCTGGAAAATCAAGTGAAAGTTGGTCTGTTCGGTTCGGGGGTCGGGCTGTCTCTGGTGCTGGGCTTTAGCGCAGCGTACACCTGCTACTATTTAATTTCAGTAGCGAAG AAGCCACAGCTCATCTCCGGAGGTAAAAAGTTCTACCATTTTCTGAGGGACCATTGTCCCGTGGTGTCGGAGACCTACTACCCCACCTTCTGGTGCTGGGAGAGCCGCATCCAGACCCTGCTGAGACCGTTTGTCACAGCCAAGCCTGGAGTTGTCTACAGAAA TGAGCTCATTaaggcagcagatggaggacagatCTCTTTGGATTGGTTTGACAACGACGACAGCGTCTCTCATCCTGATTCGGCCACCAGGCCCACGGTCCTGCTTCTCCCGGGTCTGACCGGCACCAGCAGAGAGTCCTACATCTTGCACATGGTCCAGCAGAGCCGGGATCTGGGCTACAG gtgTGTGGTTTTCAACAACAGAGGAGTGTCTGGCGAGGTGTTGCTG ACTCCAAGGACCTACTGTGCGGCCAACACCGAGGACCTGGAGACTGTCATCGAGCACATCCAGAGGAATTATGAGGCTTCTCTGGTCATGGCTGCTGGGGTATCAATGGGCGG GATGATGCTGGCCAACTACTTAGGCCGTAAGGGCCGGGAGACCTGTCTGAAAGGGGTTGTGGTTTTCTCAGCCGGCTGGGACGTGTTCGAGTGCACCGCTTCACTGGAGAAACCCCTGGACCGCTTCCTCTTCAACTCCTATCTCACCAGCTGCCTGCAGGCCTCCGTGCACAG ACACAGGCCAGTGCTTGAAAAGTGTTATGACATGGATCACGTAATGAAG GCCAGGACCATTCGGGAATTTGACGAGCGCTTCACTTCCATCATGTTTGGTTACCCCAGCAACGATCACTACTACCACGACGCCAGTCCCGTCCACAGGCTCAAATCCGTGCAGGTGCCAATGTTGTGTCTGAACGCCGCTGATGACGTCTTCTCCCCTTCCCACG CTATTCCAGTGGAGGCTGTGAAGCAGAATCCCAACCTGGCGCTTCTCATCACCTGTCATGGCGGCCACATTGGCTTCCTGGAGGGCATGTGGCCTCGCCAGAGCACCTACATGGATCGGGTCTTTAAGCAGTTTGCCAAGGCGGTCATTGAAGAAGGGAGCCGACTCGAGGACCTCTCCTGA